The Gigantopelta aegis isolate Gae_Host chromosome 3, Gae_host_genome, whole genome shotgun sequence genome segment TTTACGAAGTGGACTCCAGacgttagtttgttttgtttaacgatactataagagcacattgattcaccaatcatcggttattggatgccaaacaacTGGTAATGGTTAcatagtatgtgctatatttttccattactagcacggaatctttcatatgcattatcccaaagacagtatagcacataccacggcctgtgatatagcagtcgtggtgcactggctgtattGTCACATACAAACCTAATACGGCTATTATAGGACACACGGACTACGTTTAGGACAGCGACACCGCGAACAACACTTATGAGCGCGTCTTGGATGTAAATGTAAACAGTGCCAGGCAAGGCAACACATACTAAGAATGTACCTGCAAAAGATCTCCAAACTGTTGGCGACATTCCGCGCTTAAAGCTTCAACGTTCAAACTAAGCCTTCGCAAACACCTCCAACAAACCCGCTTATTGGCTGTCGCGCAGGTAACACCTACAGGGATTGGTCTAGACCTCGTCTCATTTTCAAACTCTTATTTCCTTTGAAGAAATATGTAAACTCCATGTCGAGCAGACGGAAAGTTTTCTCAAGAAAATCATTTACCACCGGTATACAAGGACATTCGAAATAGGACCGTTGTATTACTACGCAGACAATGTTTTTACAGCGTTGTCTTTTTCTGTATCGCATCTCATTAAAAACCTTTAAGCGCGAATAACACTGTTCTTGTCAGACGGTTCTGGGGAGCAAACGTTGATGCCGACGTCGCCTCCGTCATAGCAAATGTAATACCTATGcctttgatttttttattttattaaaattcacTTTTTTCACTTTTGTACTTTTGATTAATTGAGGATTTTTACCTCACAACACATTTCGTTTATAGGCCTGCAAGAAGCTTAGACAATAAGTTCTGCAACATTCATGTTCTTGTAAGAAAAATAACCATTTACTAAGCGTGTACAGGTATGGTAACGTGAACATTAGTTTGTTAATTCATCAAATTCATTTTCAGTCAATCTGTCAAATAAATCATCCGATTTTCATTCAGTTTGTAAAATGACTGAACGGtttcttcataaattaattgaacattttctgtcattttacatattgatatatatatatatatatatatatatatatatatatatatatatatatatataggtttgatgatatatatatatatatatatataagtttgaTGATATATATTTGGTGGCAGAGGTAAATTATGTATTCTGTTGCATTGTATTTCAGCAGTTCGAAATAATCGAAGATGGTTGACGCCGGAGTGAAACAGTTCTGGAACGATAATGTCGCCAAGGACCTCAAGGGACATGGCATCGCCGTCTATATGAAGTACGTAACACACACTGCATACATAATTGCCTTGCATTGGCCCGTGTTTGGTCATAGTGGACGCACTCTGGGTCATTGTCAGTTGGCTCGTCTGTCCTTGTAAAATCAGGATGTGAGAAAAATTGAGGTGGATGTttaacaagacaagacaagcaTTTACATTCGGGCTGTTGTACAACGGCATGGGAGGActatatacatgtgcatatacaatgtataacatACGCACTCCCTTGCCTGCTCCCAGAGCTgtgacacacagacacactttgAAACATTTCTTGATCTTATACCTAATATATAAAGGGCAATTCCACGAGAGACATGAGAggaaaaaattacatttcattatacAAAGGGTCAAAATTAATTCACAAGACGCCCAATTTgcagaaaaactaaaaattCATGTTTACACACGCGTCTTTCTTAATGCTTCAAGCATGAACACATTGCATAATTTCAAGGCCAACTCAGACCAAAAATCAGGAACATTAAGCCACTGAGAGCTGAGATGTTGAGCGCTTTTATCTGGATCCAGTTGGTGAATCTTGTTAATTTTTAAGCACAGTTGTTATTTTGACTTGTCGTAgcaatttgtatataaattttcAGAAGGGACTGGTGGACggagcaattaaaaaaaagcgTTGGAAGCATAAACTTTGAAAAATACAAAGCGTTTCACAAGAAAACAGTTAATTGCTTGCACAATTATATAAAAGTGTGAAAGACAAAACCGTATAGCGTGATCCTAATTGTATCTTTACACAACACAGAGCAGAAAAGATGTTTCAGACAAAGTCGCGATAGCTTCCATCCTACAatataaaaactatatatatatagggggaGAGAATAATATAAGAGTGGCCGCTACATACCATTTATGccacaagttgttttaaaatgtatctaatgagcgaaagcgagtttgatacgtgtttaaacgagttgtgagataactgatatctaacggacacgaatgtattattctttttcttacatatcctaaccccccccccccccccccgattttaagcaaattttaacatctttttcgactaaaagttatttacagccgttgcatcacagacacatgatttccaggttaactatacgtcacagtttAATCGATTTCTACCGTgctgttttttattggacgtggtcatcacctaggagcaaccagtcgtatgtcttgaaattgttaacatacgtacatgtgtaaacaactatgtgttgcCAAAAATAACTCAAGatattctcaccaacgggtgtgtaagaaatatatttgaCTTCCAGGTTCCTGACAGCTCACCCAGAATTGCAGAAGAAATTCACCACGTTCGCAACTGTCCCACTTAGTTCCCTGGAAGGAAACGATGCGTTGGCGAAACAAGCTGTGGCGGTGATGACGAAACTCGGGGAGATCATCAACTCGGGAGACCTCAAGGCAGCCACCAAGACTCTGGCAGCCAGCCACAAGGGGTATAAGATCGACCAGTCTGAGTTCCAGGTGAGTCGATGGCCAGGCGTGCTAGAGTGTGCCCTAGTATCCTGCTAGAGGGTGTCCTAGTGTCCTGCTAGTGTGCCCTAGTGTCCTGCTAGAGGGTGTCCTAGTGTCCTGCTAGAGTGTGCCCTAGTGTCCTGCTAGTGTGACCTAGTGTCCTGCTAGAGGGTGTCCTAGTGTCCTGCTAGAGTGTGCCCTAGTGTCCTGCTAGTGTGCCCTAGTGTCCTGCTAGAGTGTGCCCTAGTGTCCTGATAGTGTGCCCTAGTGTCCTGCTAGAGTGTGCCCTAGTGTCCTGCTAGTGTGCCCTAGTGTCCTGCTAGAGTGTGTCCTAGTGCCCTGCTAGAGGGTATCCTAGTGTCCTGCAAGAGGATGTCCTGCTAGAGGGAGTCCTAGTTTACTGCTAGAGGGTGTCCTAGTGTCCTGCTAGAGGGAGTCTTGTTAGAGGGTGTCCTAGTGTCCTACTAGAGGGTGTCCTGCTAAAGAGTATCCTAATGTCCTGCTAGAGGGAATCATGTTAGAGGGTGTCCTAGTGTCCTGCTAGAGGGTGTCCTAGTGTCCTGCTAGAGGGTGTCCTAGTATCCTGCTAGAGGGTGTCCTGCTTGAGGGGATCCTGCTAAAGGATGTCCTGGTAATGTTGTCCAAGATGAGGAGTCTGATATGTCGACGACACCGAACTACGTTAGAATGATGTTAAGGACAGACGCCCGCACCCCCACCATTACAAAATCCTAGATCCATATATGTGGGCAGACCAGTCTACAATCTCACTTACTAACCTCGTTTGCACATTGGTTCAGGGGCAGAGGCCATACCTAGCCCAAAATAACGATAGGGACAGAGGCCACAGCTAGTCCAAAATAACGACAGGTGCAGAGGCCATACCTAGCCAAAAATAACGACAGAGATGGAGGCCATACCTAGCTCAAAATAACGACAGGGACAGAGGCCACAGCTAGTCCAAAATAACGACAGGTGCAGAGGCCATACCTAGCTCAAAATAACAACAGAGACAGAGGCCATACCTAGCTCAAAATAAAGAAAGGGACAGAGGCCATACCTAGCCCAAAATAACGACAGAGACAGAGGCCATGCCTAGCCCAAAATAACGACAGAGACAGAGGCCATACCTAGCTCAAAATAACGACAGAGACCGAGGCCATACCTAGCCCAAAATAACGACAGAGACAGAGGCCATGCCTAGCCCAAACTAACGACAGGGGCTGTAAAACTAGAATCATgaattttagaatttaaaaacaaaaaaacttaattacattgaaatttaacAGTGAATCTCAGCATTAATGATTCGAATCGGTAGCCTTGATATGCTGTTTCAGAGgtctttaattgtttttaaaatgagctgCCCCTAAACGGATTCAGCTAGTCTGTGTTATATCCATATTAAGAATAGccaattcatatttcttttaatattctCATTTTGATCATACATGTTTTCACTTACACGTTtctgtatttaaaataacatatatgTTGTTGTCGTTGCAGAAAATCTTCCCCTCCATCGTCGAACACGTAAGTGCGGCTGGAGGCGACAAGGCGGCATGGACGAAGGCTCTCAACGACATCGGTGCCGCGTTCGGCTCCAACCAGTAGCGTGTGCATCTTCCCTAACCACACGACTATGCATATTGGAAATGGCAACGACATCGTTCAGTGGACCACCTTCTTGTGCTAGCTGTGACAACGTcaactattttattgtttggattgTATTGTTTCAATTGGAATTTCACAGACAAAAGGCACTAAATCGTTTTATATGGTCTCACTATTAGTAGTCTTTTTATATTGGAGTACAGatttgaattgtttttaaaatcagaatTTCTAGCGGTgagtggatgatgatgatgatgatgacgacgacgacgacagtGTTGGTGATGCTGATGTCGCTAGTGCCAGGGACTGAATGATGCCGCTGCTGTAGAAGAAGATTCGGCTTAATCTGAGATACATTTCGTTGCTTCTgcttcaaataaaaacaaaacaagcctcttattagcaaaattaaatacaacaattgcaaaatatttgtgatttgttttaattacccATTATAAGTCGGTTAGATATATTGTTAACTTGTTCCCTTTTGACATTAAAACCTTTAAAAACACTGAACGTTTCCTTAATTGTGTGTATGCGTTATTTTTCCTAAGTAGTTTTGCAATAAGACTGTCCGTGATGTATGAAGCTACCTTGATGACCTTCAACCTTTGAGTGTCGTCATGTAAGCCAAGCCATGCTACGTGACGAGCAACAGTACATGCTCATCACTCGAACCAGCTACTGACTGGTGTAGCTTGTTTAGTCTGACCTACTTTCTACAATAAAGATCCTGTGTTTATATTTCAATTATATATTGCAATATATGaaaattgtgttatatttgttctTTTCATATCTCAGTCGTGTaggtgaaaaacaaaacaacaagttACATTTGAGATTAGCAGCAAATAAAAGTAGACTTATTCTTGGTTCTAcagataataaaaatcatatatttATGTGAATCTTATTTCTTTCAAATAGTAGGACTTCTACTAAAGTGTTAACGTGTGCTGAATATCGCTTATGCAGCTCACCATATTCTATATAGCAGCTCTcaaggtagcactataccagaCAACACCCGactaggtcaaagttcgaaatGCACTCTGCGTTTGATAGCGCATTTAATACTATAAGTCCTGCCATAGGTGATGAATGTGACAGTATGTGTTgtcaaaacaattgttttgtctTGGCCTtgactatatatacattttgttgcATCTAGTGCCAATGTATCAAGTACCACTGAGCTTGAAATATGtatagggtacctgtaaaaattGTCCAAAACTAAGGGTGTTCTAAAAACATACAGTTGTATAAAACATTGGCCATGGAAGGTTCCACTTTCTTCCGTTAATACTTTGGGGAAGGTGTGTAGTATTAAACAATTATGACATTGTCATGAAGCCGATATATTTTATGGAGCGAAAATAAGCAACAAACAACCGAActccccctaaaaaaacccaccccaacaaaacaacaatgaatTCCATAAAACACAGCGGTCTCACAATTGTgccataattgttttattacgtaactaatttatttaaatgttttatatacatgcgCTATATCAagtgttttatatacatgtactatagcAAGAGGTAGTATGTTGTAGTATGACGTATGacgtgaaatatgacgtcattcctAGCAAAGAGAACCAAAGCAATATGATCTGAAACTAAGATCACGTGACTTGACATTAACCATTCGGAAGTTATATACACTATGTATGATGTAGTAATATATGTGGGTTGTAGTTTTGTTGATTAGGGATGTAAAGGATTGGAACTTTCCATGGAAAGTTTCGGGGAATATGGATGGGTCAGGAATTTTAATTGTGCACATTAATGATTTTGTTAACATTAAGAACATTAAACCTAATATCATAATTAACAGCATTGTAAAACCTTTCACAAAAACCTTTATTCCTAAGAACAttagcaatattttaattatattatttttttaattattggcCAAGCATGAAGCTGAACTCCACACTGATATATGTATGCTAAAGGTTTTCTCAGTATTaataacacaattatttgtgttTAATGTGGGAATCTCCATGATGCCAAATATGAGCAGCATTGTGACATTTTGAGTGTTTATTGCATTTACTAACAATACTACATTGGCATATTAAAATTTGGTCAATTATACCACGCCACGTGGGCATTCAGATGtatgaaaacatttcaccattgccaattttttttaaaccaatatggAAAAGAAGTGTACCTGTACAAATACTGTTAACAGTTATGTGACAAAAATATTACCAGACAATAGAAACACACGAAACATGTTCCAAGTTTCCcccaaaacattaacaaatgtCCAAGCCAATCAGTAAAGTGCATCATCACTACCATCCAATGATTTGACTGCGTCATGTGGTCCATCCTCACCTGGCTAATTAAAATACTCTTCTTCTGTTCATTGCCAATACAGCTGTCATTTAAATCATTGGTTATTAGATCTGACTGCGTCACGTGGTCCATCCTCACCTGGCTAATTAAAATACTCTTCTTCTGTTCATTGCCAATACAGCTGTCATTTAAATCATTGGTTATTAGATCTGACTGCGTCACGTGGTCCACCCTCACCTGGCTAATTAAAATACTCTTCTTCTGTTCATTGCCAATATAGCTGTCATTTAAATCATTGGTTATTAAGCCCATATCAGTAACATCAAGCTGGTAAATGGTCCATCCTGACTAGGCTAATTAAAATTCAGTTACTGACCTAGTCGTCAGTTTAACTGTCATTTTAATAATTCCTTATTATATTGGTAACATCAAGCTGGAAAATGGTCCATCCAGACCAGGCTAATCAAAATTCATTTATtgagttaattattaatttgacTGTCATTTTAATAATTCGTTATTATATCAGTAACATCAAGCTAGAAAATGGTACATCTTGACCAGACTAATTAAAATTCAGTTATTGAGTTAATCGTCAATTTAGctgttattttaatcattttttattatactaGTAATATCAAGCTGGAAAAGAAGTATTGAATAGATcagtgttatattaaaaaatgtttgtttttttaaatttccaaatTCTCCGAAAGTTCCACAAAATTCCCGTCAATTCCTAAATATTCCCAGTGGAATTTTGTTTTGACTAAAAATGGAATTTTACAAACCtgtttgatatattgcataatagttttttttaaaccacatgCATTAACATTGCCGCTATTTAGTTTATAATTGATATAGTACAACCTACAAACTGTATGTAATAGAGAATAAGAATTTTGGTCGTTTACTTTACTTAAACTAAGCTGTTACATAGCTGTTACTCGATCATTCAAGTttacaatgaccttgaccgtgacaataTCACTGTACAGTGCTCTGAATATAGTTTAAATAAAAGTTAGCACTAaggaaaaaatagtttttgcctacagtttatattataatatatattaataatttctttatacaTGGTGATTAACTCATCATATTCAAGTATACTTAACTATGGTAATATATTTAGGTAAGCTGATCACAAAtattaatggaaatttaattttcttttaaaaataattaacatagtAAATTTATCATGTATTAGTAAGCTGaacatttaacttttaacaatactgatttttattgtcatgttAACatagaaccaatttttccagatctATTTATCTACCTTGGAGTAAATTGTGTTATCCAAGATTACTAACTACATAACATGCtagtgagctccgtggtctagtggataagctgctggacaatcaaggtgactacagtggttcaaatcccgtcaaagctggctcacacagcTCGTGTTTCTCAcatatcaccctctgcctatcattctcattatcttaatataaaacaactttccaatttctcccacgatttcaatctgtttccaccctttctgtcagtttcatccgactctgtcttctgagctgtccacaccatcgcctacttGTCTCAACTTCCTGCACCCAACTGGCATCCTTGTCCTCTGCCGCtgataaagctggtctgacccacggcactaactaacgaccgccggtagtaggggtgtatagtacgtggttacaagtgcctgtTAACAATGTCAAAAGtcactactgaacactccccgtaaaggtcagactaagcccacagctaaaagctgatggggaatggcaggtgtgtggcacataTAACCACAAGAGGCTGTGGATAAAATTTAACCAGGAATATGGGTAGCTGGGTAACATGTTTACAACCAACAGAGCCTGTTTGAGGACTAAAATTATATGCTAAAAATAGTTTTCTcgtttagagtatcagtgtctgtattcacaaggtgtttgttgacgtcataatgtttgtaatagccAAAACCgcattttatttccaatacgaaacaaatgtattttacgaaaaaagagaaaaaaaagagaagaaaatactGCTACACACATTAGTACACGACCGCAAACATACAGCATATACAGACAgtggtattgtaaacaagaacatatatctGGTTAGTCATTGTAGTCGCCAACCAGACTGTTAGTcagaagcatcttacaatggctgcaaactcgggacagttcCTTTCTCAAAATGATCGTAGCTACGATTGATAGTAGAGACATATGATCATTGTTACGGCTGGCACGTGTAACCTTTACAGCCGATTCACAAAGCAACCGTAGGAAAAACGTAACAACGCATTTAAGGCTCATTcacactggtgtgtgtgtgtgtgtgtgtgtgtgtgtgtgtgtgtgtgtgtgtgtgtgtgtgtgtgtgtgcttcgtttcattttacattcattttaaaaacttttgcGGCCAATCTCAGTGAAATAACCGACAGCTTGCGTGTGTGATATTACATTAAACAAAtgctatttaattattttaacaagaaTGTTATAGTCAAGTACAAATTATTATGATATTTGACCTTTATCATaagcatgttttaaaaacaaaacattcacgGTAAAGCTgcaattaaatatttactatttGATAACAAACCATGTTGTcaatttatcaaaataatggTTTATGTCCTCTTTAAATTTTCAGTACAAATAAAAACTCACTAATAAGAGTTATGTATTTATCGTGCAACCCATTATTTTGATTAGTTACTGATGTGGTTTGTAACCATGGAGTAGATATTCTTATTACATATTTGCCATGAacgcttttgtttttgttacatatttataataaagaCGAAATATCATGGTTGCATATGACTATTGTTGCTAAATTATTTAAGTAATATTTGCTTAAAATAACAAAGACGAAAGCCGTCGTTTATTTCATCGGAGACGCCCACACGCCTTACTAAACCGTACGCATCGTACGCATCTAGTGTATATGCTCTCACTGGAAACGGTCTAGTAGCACTTTCAATTTTTATTGTAGTCACACCGCATCCATTGTAAATGAAGtctaaaaactaaaactataaatatattgCCATGGATACCAACAATTCCTGCTGTCTTGAACGGAGGGCTGGCTGACGTGAGAACCCAGGCCCAAGGCAGGCGTCTGCTAAAACAATTTGCTCTGAACAAGACCGTTAAACTAATTGACTGATTCGCTGACTTGCCGACAGTTCGGAATATGTCGGATATCTTCGTCGGTATTCCAACTCCACAAGAGATTTACTTTCAGACAAACATGCATCACCGTGCACACATAcgcttacatatttaatatttcaaataaataggTTAAacgaataatataatatattcaaaatataagaACGCATATAAAACTTTTCAAAAGCCTTTACTTTCTACGAGAAATGACAATTATTATATGATTATATGATTAACAGATGGCGCTTTGTTCGAAACAAGTAGCAACTAACAGTTCAAGCAGTCCATTTTTCTAAGTTAGCCAGGTCATTCACTGTCGAGTACATTCGAtgtcatcagcatcatcattatcatcatcatcatcagcagcatcatcatcaccaccaccacaaccatcatcatcatcatcatcctcaggatgtcaaaattatcatgatcatgatcatcaccatcatcatcaccaccacaaccacaaccatcatcatcatcaccaccacaaccatcatcaccatcatcatcatcaccaccaccaccacaaccatcaccatcaccatcatcaggATGTCAAAGTCATCACCaccatgatgatgatcatcgtcatcatcttcatcatcaggATGCCAAAATAATCATCAtttatcagcagcagcagcaggatGACACCATTATCTACATCGTCgtaaacatcatcatcaccatcatcattatcatcattaattATCGTCATCTAGCCAAGACTGTTGTAGAACAGTcattttttaattcttataattaattaatttttgtaacagAACCTTTCttcactactactattactactactactactactactactactactactactactactactactactactatagtaACAACAGCGACATTATTTAGCGTCCAACAATCAacatcatcgccatcatcatcatcataatccaACTATCAATATACTTTTAGAATATGAATTTCAAAGAAAGTACAACTATTCTTAACTCGTATCATTAATTGTAGGAACAGATAGTTTCCTTGAAACAGCAGTAAACTATAGTTTAAGCCAATATTATTGCTACAACAGCGACATCATTCAGTGTTCAGCACGACCAATAATACATTATCTTCGCCATCTACTCAAAGCcatcaattattttaaaaattcaaatctgtaaacaaaagtattaaaaagACCAATAGAAagatttaaagtgacagaccctagtttcgactcgtaaaaatggacactaagtttggttaatctacacacctgtaactcatttggataaagttacaacagagtgaaacaacagTCAGTGGCGTTGAAACGgagaaatatctttaaaaatagactaaagcgcgtctccataaccgttacttcgcAAAggtacgtgcatttttaaaaatgtgaaaaaaatgcatttcgtagcattagatgaccagaaacactccCGATATACGGAGATGGATAATCTGAACAATGATTTCAATTACttgtgaaaaatatgttaaaaaactaaaatcagTCACTTTAACGCTTTTCTCTCTGAAATTCCAGTAGAACCAATACAATTCAAACAACAACATATCTGACGTAGTCACAGATAGCACCAGGACGTGGTCCACTGAACGATGTCGTCGCCATTTCCAATATGTATAGTCTTGTGGTTAGGGAAGCTGCACGTTCTATTGTTGGGAGGCGATCGCTGCACCGATGGCGTCAAAAGCCGACGTCCACGGACCTCTGTCGGCTCCAGCTCTGGCGACAACGTGGTCGATGATGATGGGGAAAATTTTCTGAAACAACAGCGAAAACAAATGTATGTGAGGTAGATTTTGTAGAACTGGGTGGATTAGCTGAAATATAGAACGCATCATTTACATTTAAATGATGATACTATTAAAAGTTAAACACAGCGCAACTTGAGGTAACGCATCTCCACCAGATTATAACAACTGCACCAAATCACACCAACCCCACTAGATATAACTGTCAAGtccatcaaaaataaatgtcaatTCAAAACTGTCAGGTCTGTAAAAGGTAACAGTCAACTCCACTAGAAGTACCCGTGCGCTCTACTAGAATTAACTCTCAATTACACTAGACGTAACAAACAACTCCACTAGACATTAGAGGTAACTGTCAACTTCACTAGACGTAACTGTTAAATACACTACACATAACTACCAGCGTCACTAGAAGTAACTGTGAGTTCCACTAGAGTTAACTATCAACGCCACTAGACACACGAGATAACGGTCAGATCCACTAAAAATAACTGTCATCTACACTAGAGGTTCCACTAGGTAACTGTCAACTTCACTAACGGTCAAATCCACTGGTAATAAATGTTTGCTGCAATAGATGTTACTGTCAGATCCACCAAAGTAGCTGACAGCTACATTAAAAGTACTGACAGCTACACTAAAAGTATGTCAGCTCCACTAGAAGTATGTCAGCTACACTAGAAGTATGTTAGCTACACTAGAAGAATGTCAACTACACTAGATAGAAGTACTGTCAGCTCCACTAAACGTATGTCAGCTCCACTAGAAGTATGTCAGCTCTACTATAATACTGTCAACTTAACTAGAAGTATGTCAGCTCCACTAGAAGTATGCCAGCTTCACTAGATGTATGTCGGCTACACTAGAAGTACTGTCAGCTACACTAGAAGTACTGTCAGCTCTACTAGAAGTATGTCAGCTCCACTAGAAGTACTGTCAAGTACTGTCAGCATCACTAGAAGTACTATCAGCTCCACTCGAAGTACTGTCAGCTTCACTAGAAGTATGTCAGCTACGCTAGAAGTATGTCAGCATTACTAGAAGTACTGTCAGCTCCACTAGAAATACTGTCAACGTAACTAGAAATACTGTCAACTTAACTAGAAGTATGTCAGCTCCACTAGAAGTACCGGGTATGTCAGCTTCACTAGAAGTATGTCAGCTACACTAGAAGTATGTCAGCTCCACTAGAAGTATGTCAGCTCCACTAGAAGTATGTCAGCTACGCTAATGGCTAAGGCTAACTCTAGAATGACGTGGCTAGGTCTAGAATGACATGTCTCGCTCTAGAATGACGTGGCTAGGGCTAGAATGACCTGACTAACTCTAGAATGGCGTGGCTAGTTCTAGAATGATGTGTCTATCTATAGAACGACGTGGCTAACTCTAGAATGACGTGGCTAGTTCTAGGATGACATGACTAGCTCTAGAATCACGTGGCTAGTTCTAGAATTATGTGTCTATCTATAGAATGACGTGGCTAACTCTAGAATGACGTAGCTAGTTCTAGGATGACGTGACTAGCTCCAGAATGACGTGGCTAGCTCTCACCTTAAATTCGGGTATGGTGACGTTCATCGCCTTGTGGCTAGCAGCCAGGTCACTGGTGGCGGCGTGCAGGTCACCCGAGTTAACG includes the following:
- the LOC121369371 gene encoding myoglobin-like, yielding MVDAGVKQFWNDNVAKDLKGHGIAVYMKFLTAHPELQKKFTTFATVPLSSLEGNDALAKQAVAVMTKLGEIINSGDLKAATKTLAASHKGYKIDQSEFQKIFPSIVEHVSAAGGDKAAWTKALNDIGAAFGSNQ